The Rhodothermia bacterium genome segment TATGCGCAGTTGGTACTTACGTAGCAATGTTTGTGCATCCGTGAGAGAGCGGCCAGAAAGGTCGGGGATCGGTGGAGTCTTATAATTAAGGCTAATCCATAATGTTATCGGTGTCCCCGTCTTAACCGAAACACGGGGCTGTGGGTCTTGCCGAATAACAGTCCCTTTAGAAAGTTGCGATGTAGAATCTTGTCGGATTTGACCAATCTGAAGCCCCATCTCTTTAAGCCGCATCTCTGCCTGCTGATCTAGTAACATCGTTACGTTCGGGACTTCTACAAATCGTCTCGATTCACTGTTAACAAATAGGATAATATGCCTACCCGGTTTTACGTGACTTTGCGCCACCGGTCGTTGCTCCCCCACAACACCAACAGGAAAGGCCGGATTGTGGAACTGCTCTCTAGCCTCTACTATAAATCCTGCTTCTTCTAACATGGCAATGGCACGTTCTTTTGGCATATTGACCACATTGGGAACTTCCATAGAACGTCCTTGCATCGTGTACCAAGGCAAAATAAGAAAGTGCATCAAGACAAATAGGCCAATCAAAACACCAAAAATGCCAAAAATGCCCAACCAAAAGGTTTTGGTCTTGAGTACCTCCTTAATGTCATCCCACGTTACTTCTCCAACTGAAGAAAGGTTTAGGAAGTTCGTCTTTATCCGCATACAAGTTTAGGCTACAAAGTGGATGGATATTTTAAACATATAATATAAGGACAACAATAGGATAGCTACTTTGAAAAACATTATCAATTGTGGAAATCAAGAGCTTAATTCTATCATACGGCAAACCCCTATACCTGCTATTTGCCCTCCATCGGTAAAAAAACAGCATACAGCAAGACTGAAAAACGTTTTTCGTGGAGAGGCGATAAAGGAATGGCAAAGGTTTTGTTGGGAATGAAGGAGTCGGTTGCATCCAGTATCTTTTTTGCCGTATTATGCTTGTCCGCTCAAAAACAGCGGTAAGGCGACAAAGCCAAAAGCTTTAAAGCCTTCTCTTTAAAAGATTGAATTTGATAGTGAAGTAAAAAAGAAGATATTTTTTCCTATTGACTTTCCTGCAAATTTATTCTTACATTACCGTTCTGTGTAAAAATTGAAATTCTGAAAAGCGCAAGCAAATAAACTCTAAAGTTGAAGTGATTGTGAAACGCAAAAAAAACACTTGACTTTTGATTTTAAATGTAGTAACTTGCTTTTCTGGATTAAAATTCAGAACGCCGAAGTAGTTCTTGATAAGTTTGTGAAGGTTTGTGGGGAAAAGATGATTAGATTTGTGAAAGTTGAAGTGATTGTGAAACACAAAAAAACACTTGACAAGTCGAAAATAAAAACGTAACTTACAAGCCCTAAACAAAATGTCGAGATAATGCTTCGACACGTAAAAAAGTTCTTTGATAAGATTGGAGATATAGCGAGGCTCAGTCAATTTAAAAGATGAAATTGGCAAATAGCAAAAAATACTTTACATCGGAGAGTTTGATCCTGGCTCAGGACGAACGCTGGCGGCGGGCCTAACACATGCAAGTCAAACGAGCAGTCCTTCGGGATGGGCGAGTGGCGCACGGGTGAGTAACACGTAGAGAATCTACCCTTAAGTGGGGAATAACCACTGGAAACGGTGGCTAATACCGCATATTGACTTTATACCGCATGGTATTTGGTTGAAAGCCTTCGGGCGCTTAAGGATGACTCTGCGGCGGATTAGCTAGTTGGTGAGGTAAAGGCTCACCAAGGCGACGATCCGTAGCTGGTCTGAGAGGATGATCAGCCACACTGGCACTGACACACGGGCCAGACTCCTACGGGAGGCAGCAGTGAGGAATATTGGACAATGGGCGAAAGCCTGATCCAGCCACGCCGCGTGCAGGATGAAGTCCCTCTGGGGCGTAAACTGCTTTTATATGGGAATAAAAAGATGGTCGCCATTATTGAAGGTACCATATGAATAAGCACCGGCTAACTACGTGCCAGCAGCCGCGGTAATACGTAGGGTGCAAGCGTTGTCCGGAATCATTGGGTGTAAAGGGTGCGTAGGCGGATTGGTAAGTCAGAGGTGAAAGCCCGTAGCTTAACTACGGAACTGCCTTTGATACTGCCAGTCTTGAGTCCTGGAGAGGTTACTGGAATTCGTGGTGTAGCAGTGAAATGCGTAGATATCACGAGGAATACCCGAAGCGTAGGCGAGTAACTGGACAGGTACTGACGCTCAGGCACGAAAGCGTGGGGAGCAAACAGGATTAGATACCCTGGTAGTCCACGCTGTAAACGATGAACACTCGACGTTGGCCCTGTATGGGGTCAGTGTCTAAGCTAACGCGTTAAGTGTTCCACCTGGGGAGTACGATCGCAAGGTTGAAACTCAAAGGAATTGACGGGGGCCCGCACAAGCGGTGGAGCATGTTGCTTAATTCGATGCAACGCGAGGAACCTTATCCTGGATTCAACGTAGCCGGACAGTCTGTGAAAGCAGATCTTCTTCGGACTGGCTACGCGGTGCTGCATGGCTGTCGTCAGCTCGTGTCGTGAGATGTTGGGTTAAGTCCCGCAACGAGCGCAACCCCTACTACCAGTTACCAGCGGGAAAGCCGGGGACTCTGGTAGGACTGCCTGCGCAAGCAGTGAGGAAGGTGGGGATGACGTCAAGTCCTCATGGCCTTTATGTCCAGGGCTGCAAACGTGCTACAATGGATGGTACAATGGGTTGCCACTCTGCGAAGAGGCGCTAATCCTCAAAACCATCCTCAGTTCGGATCGGAGTCTGCAACTCGACTCCGTGAAGTTGGAATCGCTAGTAATCGCGCATCAGAACGGCGCGGTGAATACGTTCCCGGGCCTTGTACACACCGCCCGTCAAGCCATGGAAGCTGGGGGTGCCCGAAGTCCGTAGCCTAACCGAAAGGAGGGGGCGGCCGAAGGTAAAATCAGTGACTGGGGCTAAGTCGTAACAAGGTAGCCGTACCGGAAGGTGCGGCTGGATTACCTCCTTAAAGAGCAAAGCGTATTTATACGCAAAACAAGGTGGTTCACACTTCTCCGAGTGTGTTACTGCCGGTCTGTTTGCCCTTTATCGAAGTCTTGATTAAGTTCGGCTTCAATTAGATTGGGTCTCGCTATATCTCTCTCTTATTCAATTACATGTTCTTTTATGATCGTGAGGGGTTGCATACCAAGTTTATTGGGATTGTAGCTCAGGTGGTTAGAGCGCACGCCTGATAAGCGTGAGGTCGGAGGTTCAACTCCTCCCAGTCCCACAGTGCAGTCTCTGCACGACCTCTTCTGAGGGCCGCAATCAGGCGGGGATATAGCTCAGTTGGTAGAGCACCTGCTTTGCACGCAGGGGGTCAGGAGTTCGAGTCTCCTTATCTCCACAAATCTGTCTAAAGACAGATCCGTTCTTTGACGTAATGTAAGGTTCTGCAAAAAGTAAAGATTGCGCTTCATAAGATTTGGTTTTGATATCATAAACGGTATCTTTCAATATCTTTGAGGAGTAGCATTCATCGAGTAAGAGTTCTTAGTAACGTACCGCTCTAAGCGGTATGAAAATAATAACAAGTGAGAATCTGAGGCGTATAAAGAGGCATAGTTAAGTTACTAAGGGCACATGGGGGATGTCTTGGCATGAACAGGCGATGAAGGACGTGATAAGCTGCGATAAGCTACGGGTAGTTGCACAAAGACTTT includes the following:
- a CDS encoding PASTA domain-containing protein, with the protein product MRIKTNFLNLSSVGEVTWDDIKEVLKTKTFWLGIFGIFGVLIGLFVLMHFLILPWYTMQGRSMEVPNVVNMPKERAIAMLEEAGFIVEAREQFHNPAFPVGVVGEQRPVAQSHVKPGRHIILFVNSESRRFVEVPNVTMLLDQQAEMRLKEMGLQIGQIRQDSTSQLSKGTVIRQDPQPRVSVKTGTPITLWISLNYKTPPIPDLSGRSLTDAQTLLRKYQLRISVAYNDGKTTSITSQSPGPGSRLRVNDVVRVFLGNPPVEEPDPEETPVNRPEVEEEPEVVQPPPVTPPVTPPPAPKRDGGN